One genomic segment of Rivularia sp. PCC 7116 includes these proteins:
- a CDS encoding type II CAAX prenyl endopeptidase Rce1 family protein, translating into MTLKRIVLFFLTLVAILFSGSSLIGSLKEPQFQSELELYQTNIVLLATEWQPSDEEENLQNVKKAILGVKPLEGALKQYQQARISAETNLEKAQNQLAKLRSKSTDNITPPQSESEISPAIEASLLVEQKKLQQTSNQLQESLAKLDLRIGILQARQGNKDKAIETWQKLQKNSSINPQLSETSQTLIQIWKESPRLSQEAELLIKDNLKGWFRHSALEKIYQIKQNSEYLNNLKVIEQKSAENALLKLTGIAILPALGGFIGVILLIFTFGQWIIKRQESLLAQNSQTRWKTPWNGETILQVFVVGFFLMGQLIVPLVLQFLPIPRPAPNVKIQALYVLVSYLLVAFGSLSVLYLSIKQFFPLPEDWFCFRLYDSWLLWGIGGYCAVIPIFIIVSLINQQLWQGQGGSNPLLQIVLESQDNVALLIFFSTAAIAAPLFEEFLFRGFLLPSLTRYFPVWGSILISSFVFAAVHLSLSEVIPLTVLGIVLGVVYSRSRNLLAPMLLHSLWNSGTLLSLFLLGSSTN; encoded by the coding sequence ATGACGCTTAAACGGATTGTTTTATTTTTCCTTACCTTGGTAGCCATTTTATTTTCTGGCTCGTCTCTAATTGGGAGTTTGAAGGAACCTCAATTTCAAAGCGAGTTGGAATTATACCAAACTAATATCGTATTGCTAGCTACTGAATGGCAACCCTCTGACGAAGAGGAAAATTTGCAAAACGTCAAAAAAGCTATATTGGGTGTAAAACCTCTTGAAGGGGCACTCAAGCAATATCAACAGGCACGTATATCAGCCGAAACTAATTTAGAAAAGGCTCAAAATCAACTAGCTAAACTACGCTCGAAATCAACTGATAATATTACGCCACCACAGTCGGAATCGGAAATTTCTCCTGCCATTGAGGCTTCTTTACTAGTAGAGCAAAAAAAATTACAGCAAACTTCTAATCAATTACAAGAATCACTTGCCAAATTAGACTTACGCATAGGAATTCTTCAAGCACGTCAAGGTAACAAAGATAAAGCTATTGAAACTTGGCAAAAATTACAAAAAAATTCAAGTATAAATCCTCAGCTTAGCGAAACAAGTCAAACGTTAATTCAAATATGGAAAGAATCTCCTAGACTTTCACAAGAAGCAGAATTATTAATCAAAGATAATCTAAAAGGTTGGTTTCGCCATAGCGCTTTAGAGAAAATATACCAAATTAAACAAAATTCAGAATATTTAAATAATCTTAAAGTAATTGAGCAAAAATCAGCAGAAAACGCCCTCCTTAAGTTGACTGGTATAGCTATCCTTCCCGCATTAGGAGGCTTTATTGGTGTAATATTACTGATTTTCACTTTCGGACAGTGGATAATCAAAAGGCAAGAATCATTACTGGCGCAAAATTCTCAGACTCGCTGGAAAACACCTTGGAATGGTGAAACAATTTTACAAGTATTTGTGGTGGGCTTTTTCTTAATGGGGCAATTAATTGTACCCCTCGTATTACAGTTTCTTCCCATTCCCCGCCCAGCCCCAAACGTAAAAATTCAAGCATTATACGTTTTAGTTAGCTATTTACTCGTAGCTTTTGGTTCGCTATCTGTTCTTTACTTATCAATTAAACAATTTTTTCCGCTTCCCGAAGATTGGTTTTGCTTCCGATTGTACGATAGCTGGCTCCTATGGGGAATTGGTGGTTATTGTGCTGTAATACCTATATTTATTATTGTTTCTTTGATAAATCAACAGCTTTGGCAGGGGCAAGGCGGTAGCAATCCCCTGTTACAAATAGTTTTAGAAAGTCAGGACAATGTAGCGTTATTAATATTTTTCTCTACCGCTGCGATCGCTGCACCATTGTTTGAGGAATTTTTATTTCGCGGATTTTTGCTCCCTTCCCTTACCCGCTACTTTCCAGTGTGGGGATCGATACTAATTTCTAGTTTTGTGTTTGCCGCAGTTCATCTAAGTTTGTCAGAGGTTATACCTCTTACAGTACTGGGGATCGTCCTTGGCGTAGTCTATTCGCGATCGCGTAATCTTCTGGCTCCCATGCTTCTACACAGTTTATGGAATAGTGGCACTCTATTAAGCCTATTTCTTTTAGGTAGTAGTACTAATTGA
- a CDS encoding TM2 domain-containing protein, with translation MAKLTPSHATKQLMAGFCGIIFGAFGIHKFVLGYASEGLITLIISLVGGYFTYGLSFLIMQLVGLIEGMIYLNKSHDDFVGTYFMNRQGWF, from the coding sequence ATGGCAAAACTCACTCCCTCCCATGCAACTAAACAACTAATGGCGGGTTTCTGCGGAATTATTTTTGGAGCATTCGGCATTCATAAGTTTGTTCTTGGGTATGCATCAGAAGGTTTAATTACCTTAATTATTTCTTTAGTTGGCGGTTATTTTACCTACGGTTTAAGTTTTTTGATTATGCAGCTAGTAGGTTTGATTGAAGGAATGATTTATCTAAATAAAAGCCACGATGATTTCGTCGGTACTTATTTTATGAATAGACAAGGCTGGTTCTAA